Proteins from one Leptonema illini DSM 21528 genomic window:
- a CDS encoding methyl-accepting chemotaxis protein — MKSLTLRTRFILGFLTSGLFIIIPSGSLALWTVRDFAQTENRRELMVLARLGASALDGDAHSLIAPGDEETERYRSMVQTLRRYQSQSGLAYFYTYVPHESDPTKVRFVLDSDSEDPAAIGEEYEATPEMLEALKGVEAASEDPFTDRWGTFVTGAAPIRDSSGKVVAAVGADLPYETVRRIQITMIVLVGGACAVALLCSVGFAVIASRTVMKPVHDTVLRMDAIAKNSGDLTIRMPVNTNDEMGDLARKTNELIANVASIVKLIRFTSTQIGSSSEKMQGLLDEAASATEVIAQSMEELTAESASSDARLHDGMQSVKELSRSVDVLTAESTAIHRLRSQAQSSADEGLKSIAELSAHTDAGTKIGTDVVQAVSKLETKSDEIVRIIDVITEITSRTNLLALNAAIEAARAGEAGRGFAVVAEEIGKLADSTTVSAKEISNHIQEVRTSTDAAARELSHLVGTIREQVAFVDRSQESFRRIADIVREIGVSLDRMKEGIEHTSGVRNEVLSVMDSISRSSEVFVSTIEEVQASAQEQHRTASSIQDSMRALNELSQELTDVVKSFQV; from the coding sequence ATGAAATCGCTCACCCTCAGAACCAGGTTTATCCTCGGATTCCTCACATCCGGTCTTTTCATCATTATCCCTTCGGGCTCGCTCGCTCTCTGGACCGTGCGCGACTTCGCGCAGACCGAGAATCGTCGTGAGCTGATGGTGCTTGCGCGGCTGGGGGCCTCAGCTCTCGACGGTGACGCTCATTCGCTGATTGCGCCAGGAGACGAAGAGACGGAGCGGTATCGCAGTATGGTGCAGACTCTGCGCCGCTATCAGAGCCAGTCAGGCCTTGCATATTTTTATACCTATGTTCCGCATGAAAGCGATCCGACGAAGGTGCGCTTTGTGCTGGATTCTGACTCCGAAGATCCGGCGGCGATCGGTGAAGAATACGAAGCGACTCCCGAGATGCTTGAGGCCCTGAAAGGAGTGGAGGCGGCGAGTGAAGATCCGTTTACCGATCGCTGGGGAACGTTCGTTACGGGAGCGGCGCCCATACGCGATTCGTCGGGTAAAGTCGTCGCCGCCGTCGGAGCCGATCTACCCTATGAGACGGTGAGGCGCATCCAGATAACGATGATCGTCCTTGTCGGCGGAGCGTGTGCCGTGGCGCTTCTCTGTTCTGTCGGATTCGCCGTGATCGCTTCGCGCACAGTGATGAAGCCCGTGCATGACACGGTGCTTCGCATGGATGCCATTGCAAAGAACTCGGGCGATCTCACGATCCGCATGCCCGTGAATACGAACGATGAGATGGGCGATCTGGCTCGCAAGACAAACGAGCTCATCGCTAACGTTGCCTCGATAGTAAAGCTCATTCGATTCACGTCAACGCAGATCGGCTCTTCCTCTGAAAAGATGCAGGGGCTTCTTGATGAGGCCGCTTCGGCGACAGAAGTGATCGCCCAGTCGATGGAGGAGCTTACGGCCGAATCGGCGTCCTCAGACGCCCGGCTGCATGACGGCATGCAGTCGGTGAAAGAGCTATCGCGTTCCGTCGACGTTCTGACGGCCGAGTCCACCGCCATACATCGTCTGCGAAGCCAGGCCCAGAGCAGCGCCGATGAAGGACTGAAAAGCATCGCAGAGTTAAGCGCGCATACCGACGCCGGAACTAAAATCGGAACGGACGTCGTGCAAGCCGTCTCAAAACTCGAAACGAAATCTGATGAGATCGTGCGCATCATCGACGTCATCACCGAGATCACAAGCCGTACGAATTTACTTGCGCTGAATGCAGCCATCGAAGCGGCTCGAGCCGGCGAAGCGGGACGCGGATTTGCCGTCGTCGCCGAAGAGATCGGCAAGCTTGCCGACAGCACGACCGTATCGGCGAAAGAGATCTCGAATCACATTCAGGAGGTACGCACCTCGACCGATGCCGCGGCCCGGGAACTATCTCATCTTGTCGGAACGATTCGCGAACAGGTCGCCTTTGTCGATCGATCGCAGGAGTCATTCCGACGCATCGCCGATATCGTTCGAGAGATCGGAGTCAGCCTGGATCGCATGAAAGAGGGTATCGAGCATACGTCGGGCGTGCGAAACGAAGTGCTTTCCGTCATGGACTCCATCAGTCGTTCGTCAGAGGTGTTTGTCTCGACGATTGAAGAAGTGCAGGCATCGGCGCAGGAGCAGCATCGTACCGCATCGTCCATACAGGATTCGATGCGAGCGCTGAACGAGCTGTCACAGGAATTAACCGACGTCGTCAAATCGTTTCAAGTCTGA
- a CDS encoding SCO family protein, giving the protein MVRSRLIILISLAMLSFTACKKETAPQRSVHSWNMTSLVDETGAAVALKSIERPKVVFFGYSHCPDMCPAALSQLAKAVKILGRDGNRITPVFISLDPSRDTPETLSAYRDQFDERKLRAFTGDRDQIDRLAKDFGVMYKQSENAAVGYGIDHTGFYYLLNDGDGLLLALPVGLSAVELAEQLRETLL; this is encoded by the coding sequence ATGGTTCGTAGCCGTTTAATCATACTGATATCTCTTGCGATGCTTTCCTTCACCGCATGTAAGAAGGAAACAGCTCCGCAGAGATCCGTTCATTCCTGGAATATGACGTCGCTTGTCGATGAAACGGGCGCCGCCGTCGCTCTGAAAAGCATCGAACGCCCGAAGGTCGTATTCTTCGGCTATTCGCACTGTCCCGATATGTGTCCGGCCGCCCTCTCGCAACTGGCGAAGGCGGTGAAAATCCTCGGCCGAGACGGAAACCGTATAACTCCCGTCTTCATAAGCCTTGACCCCTCCCGAGACACTCCCGAAACGCTTTCGGCCTATCGTGATCAGTTCGATGAACGTAAGCTGCGAGCCTTTACAGGCGACCGTGATCAGATCGACAGGCTTGCAAAAGATTTCGGCGTCATGTATAAACAATCTGAGAACGCCGCCGTCGGATACGGCATCGACCATACGGGCTTCTACTATCTTCTTAACGACGGCGACGGGCTGCTGCTTGCTCTGCCCGTCGGTCTGAGCGCCGTAGAGCTTGCCGAACAATTGCGCGAAACGCTTCTCTGA
- a CDS encoding multicopper oxidase domain-containing protein, with the protein MNRKDFLKWFGLGGVGLLGTASIPALIARLRGAPVDQSGPLCFGPAPTDPTAATGSGFALGDDGMGNGTGLLRRTGNAYGSMVHPPSGLHRNYLSSFERPLKEEHGEWLFAGTSNDGASAKLEDRYLPPFSRAKSGVRDIEVRTINRPVNVAHGTSFNAWTFNGRVPGPVIRATAGETLRIRLRNLTNEPHSVHFHGSHDPNQDGWESIPGGTDTLYTIKAGPVGVHPYHCHVPPLALHMAKGLFGTMIVDPPGGRPPAHEVVLILSGYDLQNRGRNDIYSWNGLAGFYDRFPIRVNVGELVRVYLVNMLEYEPVASFHLHAQTFDVFRSGTKLQPDDHTDVITLGQTERAILEFRLPYKGRYMFHPHQIHMAERGAMGWFVAV; encoded by the coding sequence ATGAACCGGAAGGACTTTCTTAAATGGTTCGGGCTTGGAGGCGTCGGTCTGCTCGGCACCGCCTCCATCCCGGCCCTCATCGCCCGCCTGCGCGGAGCTCCGGTCGATCAGAGCGGTCCGCTCTGCTTCGGCCCGGCGCCGACCGATCCGACGGCGGCGACAGGTTCGGGATTCGCGTTAGGCGATGACGGTATGGGTAACGGAACCGGGCTTCTGCGCCGCACGGGTAACGCCTACGGCAGCATGGTACACCCGCCTTCGGGGCTTCACCGCAACTACCTTTCGAGTTTTGAGCGCCCTCTTAAAGAAGAACATGGCGAATGGCTTTTTGCCGGCACCTCAAATGATGGAGCCTCCGCAAAACTGGAAGACCGCTACCTGCCGCCGTTTTCGCGGGCGAAATCCGGAGTTCGTGATATCGAAGTCCGGACGATAAATCGACCGGTTAACGTAGCGCATGGCACGTCGTTCAACGCCTGGACCTTCAATGGAAGGGTTCCGGGCCCCGTTATCCGGGCGACGGCCGGCGAGACGCTGCGCATTCGTCTGCGCAACCTGACGAACGAGCCGCATTCCGTTCACTTTCACGGATCGCATGATCCGAATCAGGACGGCTGGGAATCCATTCCAGGAGGCACCGATACGCTTTACACGATCAAGGCCGGTCCTGTCGGAGTTCATCCGTATCACTGTCATGTCCCTCCGCTTGCTCTTCACATGGCGAAGGGGTTATTCGGAACGATGATCGTCGATCCTCCGGGAGGGCGGCCGCCGGCGCACGAAGTCGTTCTGATTCTGAGCGGTTACGATCTTCAGAACCGTGGACGCAACGACATCTATTCCTGGAACGGGCTGGCCGGATTTTATGATCGATTCCCGATCAGGGTTAACGTCGGCGAGCTTGTGCGCGTTTATCTCGTCAACATGCTCGAATACGAACCCGTCGCTTCGTTTCATCTGCATGCGCAGACCTTCGACGTTTTCAGATCGGGAACGAAACTGCAGCCTGACGACCATACCGACGTCATTACGCTCGGTCAGACCGAAAGGGCCATTCTCGAATTCCGTCTTCCTTACAAAGGAAGGTATATGTTTCATCCGCATCAGATTCACATGGCAGAAAGAGGAGCAATGGGATGGTTCGTAGCCGTTTAA
- a CDS encoding HAD family hydrolase has protein sequence MKRGVFFDLGRVLLDFDLIPFFAEIARQTESDLATVRSSLANARWFDRYERGEFDDDSFFVGLQKITGYAGDEQQLRRLWTDIFTPIDKNIALMHALRERYPIGLVSNTSPLHISHIEQRFDLLAHISVRVLSYQVGLMKPDRRIFEHALKQLGVHAEGSVFIDDLEVNLSGAKELGMHVIHYLPEVDLEHELVKLGFPL, from the coding sequence ATGAAGCGCGGCGTTTTCTTTGATCTCGGGCGAGTCCTTCTCGACTTTGATCTGATACCCTTCTTTGCCGAGATTGCCCGGCAGACGGAATCCGATCTTGCAACGGTAAGGAGCTCGCTTGCTAATGCCCGCTGGTTCGATCGCTATGAACGCGGGGAGTTTGATGATGACTCATTTTTCGTCGGCTTGCAGAAAATCACCGGATATGCAGGAGACGAGCAACAGCTGCGACGTCTGTGGACCGACATATTTACTCCGATTGACAAGAACATCGCACTGATGCATGCCCTGCGTGAGCGTTATCCGATCGGGCTCGTTTCAAATACGTCTCCGCTTCACATTTCCCATATAGAGCAGCGCTTCGATCTTCTCGCTCATATTTCCGTCCGCGTGCTTTCTTACCAGGTCGGCCTTATGAAACCCGATCGCCGCATCTTCGAGCATGCTTTAAAGCAGCTTGGCGTTCATGCAGAAGGGTCTGTCTTCATCGACGATCTGGAAGTAAATCTTTCGGGTGCGAAAGAGCTCGGTATGCACGTAATTCACTATCTACCCGAAGTCGATCTCGAACACGAGTTGGTGAAGCTCGGATTCCCGCTTTAG
- a CDS encoding ABC transporter ATP-binding protein produces MPILKGIDLTIAAGEFVSLTGRSGSGKSTLLYILSSLDEPTEGEVFLQGRSVHSLDSKEQHRFRNEHVGFVFQFHYLLPELTAVENVLMPTRKLGLHEKKREQAEHLLAEFGLDHCINKLPSQMSGGEVQRCAIARSLIMDPDILFTDEPTGNLDTVNGDRVIEMFGRINKEQKTTILMVTHDPDYARAAGRQVHMVDGRIESDTRTTKTAKRR; encoded by the coding sequence ATGCCGATATTGAAAGGCATTGATCTAACGATAGCTGCAGGCGAATTCGTTTCGTTAACCGGACGCTCGGGTTCGGGCAAGTCTACGCTTCTCTATATATTGAGTAGCCTTGACGAACCGACGGAGGGGGAGGTTTTCTTGCAGGGACGCTCCGTACATTCTCTGGATAGCAAAGAACAGCATCGGTTTCGCAATGAGCATGTTGGATTCGTTTTTCAGTTCCACTATCTGCTGCCCGAGCTGACGGCCGTCGAAAATGTGCTTATGCCGACGCGTAAACTCGGCCTTCACGAAAAAAAGCGCGAGCAGGCCGAGCACCTACTTGCTGAGTTCGGGCTCGATCACTGCATAAACAAGCTGCCCTCTCAGATGTCGGGTGGTGAGGTGCAACGATGCGCCATTGCCAGATCTCTCATAATGGATCCTGACATCCTTTTTACCGACGAACCGACGGGAAACCTCGATACTGTGAACGGAGACCGTGTGATCGAGATGTTCGGTCGTATCAATAAAGAGCAGAAAACGACGATCCTCATGGTAACGCATGATCCTGATTATGCGCGGGCGGCGGGTCGACAGGTTCATATGGTCGATGGCCGGATCGAATCCGACACAAGAACAACGAAAACAGCGAAGCGACGATGA
- a CDS encoding ABC transporter permease, with translation MLFLAIRQLLSRPQQTILTLIGIMLGSAAYVTFSGIMLGFQVYITDQLINNDAQIRISPRDESLTEETFSGVFFPDTEVRWIRPPSGRTDSTQLTNASGWFEKLDHDPRVVAYAPQLARQVIYVNGSTSIPGRIIGIDPKRQTRVTTIESSVTEGNLDDLIRGGATIMMGAGLIEKLGARKGDNVQIVTPRGQRYPLRIAGVINTGNRMLDETIVYASITTVQRVTGSSGEISDIVIRVQDVSQAASIATEWAVYSRDKVQSWDQTYESILSVFRMQDIVRNTTTFTIILVVAFGIYNILNMVVNQKKKEIAILRSVGFDRGDTIRLFVIQGVLLGFIGAFLGLILGAIANSFIDGMPIGSAPKSGSIRPAMGVMIISWDYLIFVKAFFLAFLSSFVASFIPARAASRLSPVEIIRSSGT, from the coding sequence ATGCTCTTTCTCGCTATAAGGCAACTTCTCTCGCGTCCGCAGCAAACCATTCTGACGCTCATCGGCATCATGCTCGGGTCGGCCGCCTATGTTACTTTCTCGGGAATCATGCTCGGATTTCAGGTCTATATTACAGATCAGCTCATCAATAACGATGCTCAGATCCGCATCTCGCCGCGCGACGAGTCTCTAACCGAAGAGACATTCAGCGGAGTGTTCTTTCCCGATACCGAGGTCCGCTGGATCAGACCTCCATCGGGAAGAACGGACAGCACTCAGTTAACGAATGCGAGCGGGTGGTTCGAAAAGCTCGATCATGATCCGCGTGTCGTCGCTTATGCTCCGCAGCTTGCACGGCAGGTCATCTATGTAAACGGCAGCACGAGCATCCCGGGCCGCATCATCGGTATTGATCCAAAGCGGCAGACACGCGTTACGACGATCGAGTCGTCGGTTACCGAGGGTAATCTCGACGATCTGATTCGCGGAGGAGCGACGATTATGATGGGCGCCGGTCTCATCGAGAAGCTTGGTGCGCGAAAGGGCGATAATGTGCAGATCGTCACGCCTCGCGGTCAGCGGTATCCTCTTCGCATTGCGGGCGTTATCAATACGGGCAACCGTATGCTCGACGAAACCATCGTCTACGCCTCAATCACGACAGTGCAGCGTGTAACGGGCAGTTCGGGAGAGATATCAGATATCGTTATCCGTGTTCAGGACGTTTCCCAGGCTGCGAGTATCGCCACCGAATGGGCGGTCTATTCGCGCGATAAGGTGCAGAGCTGGGATCAGACCTACGAAAGCATTCTATCGGTATTTCGTATGCAGGATATCGTTCGTAACACGACGACGTTCACCATCATCCTCGTCGTCGCCTTCGGCATCTATAATATTCTGAACATGGTCGTGAATCAGAAGAAGAAAGAGATCGCCATTCTGCGAAGCGTCGGCTTCGACAGAGGAGACACCATTCGCCTGTTCGTTATCCAGGGGGTACTGCTCGGTTTCATCGGCGCCTTTCTCGGGCTGATTCTCGGCGCCATAGCCAACAGCTTTATCGATGGCATGCCGATCGGAAGTGCTCCGAAATCTGGTTCCATCAGGCCGGCCATGGGAGTGATGATCATCTCCTGGGATTATTTGATTTTTGTGAAGGCCTTTTTCCTGGCATTTCTTTCTTCTTTTGTGGCGAGCTTTATTCCGGCGAGAGCGGCCTCCCGGTTATCACCTGTCGAAATCATTCGGTCAAGCGGTACCTGA
- a CDS encoding efflux RND transporter periplasmic adaptor subunit, translated as MTALLHRYRWHALIAAGLLITVVLTVAFFRINGEMVSPRRGAITEAVYALGTVKSDHVFKIKAAIPMAVKKVAVAEGDRVRQGQTLLVSDSGTAFKAPFDGTVTSLTVNPGELVVTGMQLLVLQDLTRLHVEYSLDQESALQVRPGQKVELSFESIRGQRSTGVVDRIYPNEGQFVVRVIVDDLPDEVLPDMTADTAIEVARKENVLLIPLAAIKNGGVRRKRDGRTQRIQVKLGVINGEWGELIEGDIVETDLLSVPERKPTEN; from the coding sequence ATGACCGCTCTCCTTCATCGCTATCGCTGGCATGCGCTCATTGCAGCGGGCCTTCTGATCACCGTTGTACTGACCGTCGCCTTTTTTCGCATCAATGGTGAGATGGTATCTCCGCGAAGAGGCGCCATTACCGAAGCGGTGTACGCCCTCGGGACCGTAAAATCCGACCATGTCTTTAAGATCAAGGCTGCCATTCCGATGGCCGTAAAGAAGGTGGCCGTCGCCGAAGGCGATCGCGTGCGCCAGGGGCAGACGCTTCTTGTGTCGGATTCAGGCACCGCATTCAAGGCGCCGTTTGATGGGACGGTAACTTCGCTCACTGTTAATCCTGGAGAGCTTGTCGTGACCGGAATGCAGCTTCTCGTTTTACAGGATCTCACGCGCCTTCATGTGGAGTATTCGCTCGATCAGGAGTCGGCGCTCCAGGTGCGCCCTGGACAGAAGGTGGAGCTCAGCTTTGAAAGCATCCGCGGACAACGATCGACTGGAGTCGTCGACCGTATTTATCCGAACGAAGGACAGTTTGTCGTGCGCGTCATCGTAGACGATCTGCCCGACGAGGTGCTGCCCGATATGACGGCCGATACGGCCATCGAGGTAGCGCGAAAGGAGAACGTTCTCTTAATACCGCTTGCAGCCATCAAAAACGGAGGGGTTCGTCGCAAACGGGACGGTCGCACGCAGCGTATTCAGGTGAAACTCGGCGTGATCAACGGCGAATGGGGGGAACTCATCGAAGGAGACATCGTCGAGACTGACCTGCTCTCCGTTCCTGAACGCAAGCCGACGGAGAACTGA
- a CDS encoding DUF1564 family protein translates to MNEQTRLDQEPYYRTRSTLLIPEVYFKRYFWRSPYIKIGHWALASYFASLMEDPQLEYKLSFLEETGKWKKQYQEEGQNMVRVNFYPDDRDWGKLAAISNATGYSRCYIFVFLLLIAMGVICLENGGTQSSFVKGHWNPVVICYVCVDAVTRKLTRILKT, encoded by the coding sequence ATGAACGAACAGACGCGCCTTGATCAGGAGCCGTATTATCGCACCCGGTCCACTTTGCTGATTCCCGAAGTTTATTTCAAGCGATACTTCTGGCGAAGCCCTTACATAAAAATAGGGCATTGGGCCCTTGCTTCCTATTTCGCCAGCCTTATGGAAGATCCCCAACTTGAATACAAGCTCAGCTTTCTTGAGGAAACAGGAAAGTGGAAGAAGCAGTATCAGGAAGAGGGGCAAAACATGGTGCGCGTTAACTTTTATCCCGACGACAGGGATTGGGGGAAGCTGGCTGCGATTTCGAATGCGACCGGATATTCCCGTTGCTATATTTTCGTCTTCCTGTTGCTAATCGCTATGGGAGTGATATGCCTTGAGAATGGAGGAACTCAATCATCCTTTGTGAAGGGTCACTGGAATCCCGTGGTAATTTGCTATGTTTGTGTAGATGCAGTCACCAGAAAACTCACAAGAATCCTGAAAACATAG
- a CDS encoding P-II family nitrogen regulator has protein sequence MKLITAVIQPYKLKDVKDSLAKAGVTKMTVTTALGCGQQRGYDESYRGVVHEVNLLKKTVIEIAVNEDYVQPTIDAIIAGARTGNIGDGKIFISDLVEVIRIRTGEKGKEAIG, from the coding sequence ATGAAACTTATTACTGCAGTCATCCAGCCTTACAAGCTGAAAGATGTTAAGGATTCACTGGCAAAAGCCGGCGTAACAAAAATGACCGTTACGACCGCACTCGGTTGCGGTCAACAACGGGGATACGATGAATCCTACAGGGGCGTCGTTCACGAGGTCAATCTCTTGAAGAAGACCGTGATCGAGATCGCGGTGAACGAGGATTATGTTCAGCCGACGATCGACGCCATCATCGCCGGAGCCCGTACGGGCAACATCGGTGACGGAAAGATCTTCATTAGCGATCTGGTAGAAGTGATCCGCATTCGCACCGGCGAGAAAGGAAAAGAAGCGATAGGTTAA
- a CDS encoding ammonium transporter yields MKRIKAKRLLWVLLGMAMTFAVGLYAQSEPAPADPSADIAITQYAIDNFFLFICAVLVIFMQAGFALVESGLNSAKNTVNILFKNLMDFSVGGLIFYLFAYKLMYPGVPGGFFQWGGFFLNETGADFAPGPGVLHPQVDFLFQVAFAATAATIVSGAVAGRLKFGVYMIYTALIVGLVYPISGYWKWGGGWLNVMGFHDFAGSLVVHAVGGFAGLAAAIVLGPRIGRFSPEGKPQVIPGHNLGFATLGVFILLIGWYGFNPGSQLKIVGAENTALVMLIAVNTTLAAIAGAVSAMAITWFLYKKPELSMALNGLLAGLVGITANCDTVSNGEAVIIGLVAGVLVWAGVKLLDMLKIDDPVGAWPVHGLNGLWGGIATGIFGTDKDLVVQLIGSFSIIAWAFVTMLVIFLALKYTIGIRVSREEELKGLDIGEHGAEAYHGFSFYTVE; encoded by the coding sequence ATGAAACGGATCAAAGCCAAGCGGCTGCTATGGGTCCTGCTCGGAATGGCGATGACATTCGCCGTTGGGCTCTATGCACAGTCCGAGCCTGCCCCCGCAGACCCCTCTGCCGATATTGCCATCACGCAATACGCGATCGACAACTTCTTTCTGTTCATCTGTGCCGTGCTTGTCATATTCATGCAGGCCGGATTCGCCCTTGTCGAATCGGGACTGAACTCGGCGAAAAACACGGTGAATATTCTTTTCAAGAACCTTATGGACTTTTCTGTAGGCGGCTTGATCTTCTATCTCTTCGCCTACAAGCTCATGTATCCGGGTGTGCCTGGTGGGTTCTTCCAATGGGGCGGTTTCTTCCTGAACGAAACTGGCGCTGATTTTGCTCCAGGCCCGGGTGTGTTGCATCCGCAGGTGGATTTCCTCTTTCAGGTAGCCTTTGCTGCCACCGCTGCGACGATCGTATCGGGTGCCGTCGCCGGTCGTCTGAAGTTTGGCGTCTATATGATCTACACTGCTCTCATCGTCGGTCTAGTTTATCCGATCAGCGGTTACTGGAAGTGGGGCGGCGGATGGCTGAACGTTATGGGATTCCATGACTTTGCAGGTTCGCTTGTCGTGCATGCCGTCGGTGGGTTCGCAGGCCTTGCCGCAGCCATCGTGCTCGGCCCTCGCATCGGTCGCTTCTCTCCCGAAGGCAAGCCGCAGGTCATTCCGGGCCATAACCTCGGATTCGCGACACTCGGCGTTTTTATTCTGTTGATCGGCTGGTATGGGTTCAACCCGGGTTCGCAACTCAAAATCGTTGGAGCGGAGAATACGGCGTTAGTCATGCTCATCGCCGTCAACACGACGCTGGCTGCGATCGCAGGCGCCGTCTCTGCCATGGCGATTACATGGTTCCTTTACAAGAAGCCTGAACTGTCGATGGCCCTTAACGGCCTGCTTGCCGGCCTTGTCGGTATTACGGCGAACTGTGATACCGTTTCGAACGGAGAGGCCGTCATCATCGGTCTCGTCGCCGGCGTGCTCGTATGGGCCGGTGTGAAGCTGCTTGATATGCTGAAAATCGACGACCCGGTTGGTGCCTGGCCGGTGCATGGCCTGAACGGCCTGTGGGGCGGTATTGCCACCGGTATCTTCGGAACCGATAAGGATCTTGTCGTCCAGCTGATCGGATCGTTCTCGATCATCGCCTGGGCTTTCGTGACCATGCTCGTTATCTTCCTTGCCCTGAAGTATACGATCGGCATCCGGGTCTCTCGTGAAGAGGAGCTCAAGGGTCTTGACATCGGCGAACACGGAGCAGAGGCGTATCATGGCTTCTCCTTCTACACCGTCGAGTAA
- the cobA gene encoding uroporphyrinogen-III C-methyltransferase codes for MTRYGKVVLVGAGPGDPELLTLRAVRMIEQADAILFDRLIDPSILNYARPDCVKIFTGKSKGCHSLPQDQINELLFEAACSHKLVCRLKGGDPYIYGRGGEEVEYLHSRGIECDVVPGVTAASGVAASLLLPLTHRDCASSLRFHSAHRKRDEPLADFGDLTTDGMSHVFYMGGTRLKEIRDAFFRFDMGSLCTPVAVVRRGTLPDQSQWVGTLAEIEEHDLDLLPGDPVLVIVGEVVTHSIKAARPVLESISIGRSAV; via the coding sequence ATGACACGTTACGGAAAGGTTGTTCTGGTTGGAGCCGGTCCCGGAGATCCGGAACTGCTCACGCTTCGCGCCGTGCGCATGATCGAGCAGGCAGACGCCATCCTCTTTGATCGTCTCATCGATCCTTCGATCCTGAATTATGCGCGTCCGGATTGTGTGAAGATATTCACCGGAAAATCCAAGGGATGCCATTCGTTACCGCAAGATCAAATCAATGAGCTTCTTTTTGAAGCTGCCTGTTCTCATAAGCTTGTATGCCGCCTGAAAGGCGGAGACCCGTATATCTACGGGCGAGGCGGTGAAGAGGTCGAATACCTTCACAGCCGTGGGATCGAATGCGACGTTGTGCCCGGTGTTACGGCTGCGTCGGGAGTGGCCGCCTCTTTGTTGCTACCGCTCACGCATCGAGACTGTGCCTCTTCGCTGCGGTTTCATTCTGCACATCGCAAACGCGACGAACCGCTTGCCGATTTTGGCGACCTGACGACTGATGGCATGAGCCATGTCTTCTATATGGGCGGCACCAGATTGAAGGAGATTCGCGACGCTTTTTTTCGGTTCGATATGGGGTCGCTCTGCACGCCTGTAGCCGTTGTGCGCAGAGGAACGCTTCCCGATCAGAGCCAGTGGGTCGGTACTCTCGCCGAAATCGAAGAGCATGATCTCGACCTTCTGCCCGGTGATCCGGTGCTGGTTATTGTCGGAGAAGTGGTCACACACTCCATTAAAGCGGCAAGGCCTGTTCTGGAGTCCATCTCTATCGGACGATCGGCTGTTTGA